The segment CCCGCTACGGCAAGGTCATCTTCCTGGCCGACGCGGACGTCGACGGCGCCCACATCCGCTGCCTGCTGCTGACCCTCTTCCAGCGCTACATGCGCCCGATGGTCGAACAGGGCCGGGTGTTCTCCGCCGTCCCGCCGCTCCACCGCGTCGAGCTGATCAACCCCAAAAAGGGCCAGGAAAAGTACATCTACACGTACTCGGACAACGAGCTGCGCCAGACCCTGCTCGAACTCCAGCGCAAGAAGGTCCGCTACAAGGACAGCATCCAGCGCTACAAGGGCCTGGGTGAGATGGACGCCGACCAGCTCGCCGAGACGACCATGGACCCGCGCCACCGCACCCTGCGTCGCATCAACATCAGCGACCTCGAAGCGGCGGAGAAGGCCTTCGATCTCCTCATGGGCAACGAAGTCGCCCCCCGTAAGGAGTTCATCACCAACTCCGCGTCCACTCTGGACCGTTCGCGCATCGATACCTAAGGGGGCCACAGCTCCCGACGGGCGCCTCTCCACCCCTGGGTGGACAGGCGCCCGTCGCCGTTTCCACCCGAGGCCCACCCTGGCTCCGATCCGGGCGGCAGCGCCGCTCCGTAGCGTCGGGACGGTCGAATTCCCCGTCCCCAGGAGGGCCAGGTCATGAGCGGTTTGCTCAACATCGTTGTGATCACCGCGGCTGTTGCGCTGGTGTTCGCCCGTCAGTTCAAGGCGCAACGTGTCACTTCGGAGAGCAAGACGTGGTGGCTGATACCGCTCGTCCTGACGGTCATGGCGGTGCGGGAGCCAGGCCTTCTGGACCCCGTACACCACACGGCGTCCGCCGCCCTGCTCGGTGTGGAGGTCTTGATCGGGCTGGCCTGCGGCGTGGGCTGGGCCCGGACGACGCGCATCTGGACCGACGCGGACGGTGTCGTGTGGACCAAGGGCGGCTGGGCGGCGGCCGGCGTGTGGCTCTGCGGTCTGCTGCTGCGCCTCGGCCTCCTGGGCATCGCCGCGGCCATGGGCGTCCACCAGGGCAGCGCGACCACCATGCTCTCCGTGGCCGCAATGCTGCTGACCCGTGGAGGGGCCACCCTGTGGCGGGCCCAAGCGGCGCAGCAGAAGTACCGTGTCCCCGTCGCGGGCTGAGGCCGTGAGCACGCCGGGGAAGGACCGTACGTGTTGCTGAACTCCTGGACGAGCTGGCCACTGCGGGAGTCGCTGTCCCCCGAAGGGATGACCGGCGCCCGGATGTGGATCCGCCGGGCGGTGCGTGCCGTCGTGGTCGTGGTCCTGATGTGGACCACCCTGGCAGGGCGGGCGTTCACCGGCTGGGGTCTGGCAGCGGCGGGCGTCGGCATGGTCGGCACCGTCCTGGCCTTCCGCGCCCTCTATCGCACCACACTGGCGCGCCGTCTGTGGCCGTCCATCGGCTTGTTCGCCCTCTTGGAGGCCGCGGCCTTCGGCTTCGACCTCGCCGGGGCGCGGGTGCCCGCGATCGTCCTGTGGTGCGCCTGCGCCATCACCGCCATGGAGCGGCTGCCACTGAATGTCGCCCTGCCGTTCTCCGCCGCCGCCCTGGGTGCGTACGCGGCGATGAACAACGGCGGCTGGGTGGCGACCACCGCCGCCACCGTGGGCCTGGCGCTGGCGGGCTACGTCATGCGGCTGGACGCCGAGGCGCGCGGCAATGCCCAGCGGCTGCTGGCCCAGGAACGGGCGGCCCACAAGGCGGAGGCCGAATCGGCGGCGCTCACCGAACGCGGGCGGATCGCACGGGAGATCCACGACGTGCTCGCCCACAGCCTCAGCGCCCAACTGGTGCACCTGGAGGCGGTACGGCTGCTCATCCAGCACAGCGCTGACCTCGAGGCCGACCGTGACCAGCTCCTGGAGCGGGTCACGGCGTGCCGGGGGATGGCCCGAGAAGGGCTGGAAGGCACCCGTGAGGCGCTTTCCGCGCTGCGTGGGGAGATGATCCCGGTCGAGGACTTCCTGAGCCGCCTGACCGCCGCTGAGGGCGCTCAGCTGAAAGTGACGGGTGAGGCCCGCACCGTGCCGGCCGAAGCGGGCCTCGCGGTCCGCAGGGTCGCCCAGGAGGCGCTGACGAACGTGCGCAAGCATGCTCCGGGAGCCCGGGTGAGCGTGCGGCTGGAGTACCGAACCGGCGACGTGGGACTTGAGGTGCGCGACTTCGGTGGCCCTGGCAAGCCCGGTGAGCTCGCCAAGAGCGGCTCCGGGTACGGTCTGCCCGGAATGCGGGAGCGCGCGGAACTCCTCGGTGGAACGCTGGAGTCCGGCCCTGATGGAGACGGTTTCGTGGTGAGGTTGCGGGTGCCGGCATGACGGAGCGCACGGTGACACGGGTCGTGGTCGCCGACGACCAGACGGTGGTGCGCGAGGGAATCGTGATGCTGCTGGGGCTGCTGCCGGGTATCGAGGTCGTCGGATCGGCCGCGGACGGCGCGGAAGCGATCTGCCTCGTCGCGGACCTCGCCCCCGACGTCGTCCTGATGGATCTGCGGATGCCACGCTGCGACGGCGTCGAGGCCACCCGACGCATCCGTCTCGAGCACCCCGGTACCCAGGTCGTGGTGCTCACCACCTATGCGGACGACGAGTCGCTCTTTCCCGCTCTCCAGGCCGGTGCGCGCGGCTACCTGACCAAGGACGCCGACGGTGATGAGATCGTCCGTGCCATCGACGATGTGCTCTCAGGCGAGGCCGGCCTGTCGCCCAAGATCCAGCGCAGGCTCCTGGAGCGCTTCACAGAACCCGTGAGTCCCTGGGCGCGTCCGCCGGACGAGCCGCCTGACGGGCTGACCGCCCGTGAGGTGGAGGTGCTGCGGCTGATCGCCGCGGGACACTCCAATCCCGAGATCGCGCGCACGCTTCACGTTTCCACGGCGACCGTGAAGACCCACATCAACAATCTCTTCGCCAAAGCGGGGCTACGCGGCCGGGCCCAGGCCATCCACTACGCCTACCGCCAAGGTCTCGCACTGCCGCCCGGGTGACTCCTCACCTGATGGGGTGAAGGATTCGCAATGAAGCATCCCGGATCTCCCTTTCTGTCCACCCTTGGGCCGCACGGACAACAGCCCCGTGCATCAAGGAGAGTTCGGTGGACAAGCAGGACGGCCGCTCGGTCGGTGACCCAGGGGCCCTACGGCTCGACGACCCCTGGTACGACACTCTCGCCTCCGGGTGGGGCGAACTGGACGACGCGGCGGAGACAACGGACGGGTGGGGTGGCACGCAGCCACCGCCACCGGTACCGGGATCGCGGTCAGCGCCGCATGACGAGGTCTACCTGGCGGTGCAGCGAAGCGCGGCCTTCCAAGAGGTGCGTCGCCGCTACCGGCGCTTCGTCCTGCCGGGCACGGTGGTCTTCCTGGCTTGGTACCTCGCCTACGTGATCGCGGCGATCGCCGCGCCGGATCTCATGGCCCACCGCGTCGCAGGCGCCCTGAACGTCGCGATGCTCGCCGGACTCGGCCAGTTCGCCACCACCTTCCTGCTCACCTGGGCGTACGCGCGCCATGCGCGGCTGCGCAGGGACAGTGCGGCGCTCGACATCCGCTGGGAAACCCAGGAACTGACCGGAGGGAACACCCGGTGACCGGTGACCACCAGACCCTCGCGCTGCTCTTGTTCAGCGTGTTCATCGCCGTCACCCTGGCGATCACCACCTGGGTGAGCCGCCGCAGGCGCGGTTCCACCGAGGAGTTCTACGCGGGCGGAAGACTCTTCTCACCCATGGAGAACGGATTCGCCATCGCGGGGGACTACATGTCCGCCGCATCCTTCCTCGGCATCTCCGGACTCATCGCCCTCTTCGGATACGACGGCCTGCTGTACTCGGTCGGCTTTCTCGTCGCCTGGCTCATCGTCCTGTTTCTCGTGGCCGAACTGGTCCGCAACTGCGGCAGGTTCACTCTTGCCGATGTGGTCGCCGCCCGGATGCGGGAACGCCCCGTCCGTGTCGCGGCCGGCGCTGCCTCCGTCACCGTGTCCGTGCTCTACCTGGTGGCGCAGATGGTCGGTGCCGGCAGTCTGGTCGCGCTGCTCGTGGGGAGCGCGGG is part of the Streptomyces platensis genome and harbors:
- a CDS encoding DUF1453 family protein; protein product: MSGLLNIVVITAAVALVFARQFKAQRVTSESKTWWLIPLVLTVMAVREPGLLDPVHHTASAALLGVEVLIGLACGVGWARTTRIWTDADGVVWTKGGWAAAGVWLCGLLLRLGLLGIAAAMGVHQGSATTMLSVAAMLLTRGGATLWRAQAAQQKYRVPVAG
- a CDS encoding sensor histidine kinase, with product MLLNSWTSWPLRESLSPEGMTGARMWIRRAVRAVVVVVLMWTTLAGRAFTGWGLAAAGVGMVGTVLAFRALYRTTLARRLWPSIGLFALLEAAAFGFDLAGARVPAIVLWCACAITAMERLPLNVALPFSAAALGAYAAMNNGGWVATTAATVGLALAGYVMRLDAEARGNAQRLLAQERAAHKAEAESAALTERGRIAREIHDVLAHSLSAQLVHLEAVRLLIQHSADLEADRDQLLERVTACRGMAREGLEGTREALSALRGEMIPVEDFLSRLTAAEGAQLKVTGEARTVPAEAGLAVRRVAQEALTNVRKHAPGARVSVRLEYRTGDVGLEVRDFGGPGKPGELAKSGSGYGLPGMRERAELLGGTLESGPDGDGFVVRLRVPA
- a CDS encoding response regulator transcription factor, with the protein product MTERTVTRVVVADDQTVVREGIVMLLGLLPGIEVVGSAADGAEAICLVADLAPDVVLMDLRMPRCDGVEATRRIRLEHPGTQVVVLTTYADDESLFPALQAGARGYLTKDADGDEIVRAIDDVLSGEAGLSPKIQRRLLERFTEPVSPWARPPDEPPDGLTAREVEVLRLIAAGHSNPEIARTLHVSTATVKTHINNLFAKAGLRGRAQAIHYAYRQGLALPPG
- a CDS encoding DUF485 domain-containing protein, producing the protein MDKQDGRSVGDPGALRLDDPWYDTLASGWGELDDAAETTDGWGGTQPPPPVPGSRSAPHDEVYLAVQRSAAFQEVRRRYRRFVLPGTVVFLAWYLAYVIAAIAAPDLMAHRVAGALNVAMLAGLGQFATTFLLTWAYARHARLRRDSAALDIRWETQELTGGNTR